In Schizosaccharomyces osmophilus chromosome 1, complete sequence, the genomic window agagaaagagaaagagagcAAGAAATTAAAGGGGGACGGATTCATGCTTTATTTCATCACACGCCTGGCAGTTCCAATATGGGTATTGTTGACCTTCGTAGCGAAACGCAAGCTGCATAGTGTTTCCGATACGTGTTGTTGAACTGGGGATACGTTGACAAACATCAATGTTTTGCTATTTCCTCCTAATGAATGTTGAAGTAAATTTGTCAATTTGGAATTTCGATATGGAACGTACGTCCCTTCTTTTTCGCTGCCTAAAGCATGGATTACGTCTCCCAAGCAACTCAAGCTTTTGTTAATGGCTTGTGTTTCCTTTAGTCGATCTCCTGTACTTTGACTATGTGACAACCGTTCGGATCCGGCCAAGTCTATCAAATTCAAAGTACTATGACATCTCTCGCCCGTTAGGTGGTTTATTCCTTGAATGTGAAGCATAAATACAGAGTGCGATCTAGAAGAGTGCTCGTTGGCATTTGTCGCTGCCACAAATCGATTCTTTGCAGACTGTTCTAAGAGCCAACTCACTTGCTCCGAGCTCTCCAACGGTTCACGGGTCAAATTGGtaacaaaagtttttccttcttttgcatCATGGTAGATTTCATATCTTCTTTTGTCGCCGTCGTCGTTGGAATTGCTTACAAGCAAATCTTTTATGCTTTCGTTGTAGATTTCGAGAAATTGGCCTTCCATGCGATACTCCCATCCACGTTCGCGAAGTCCAAAGGCTCGATTATATATCATTTGTACTGCACATGGAATCATACCCGTGGGAGAAGACATCGTGTACGTTTTTCCAGAACCGGTCTGTCCATAGGCAAAGATACAAACATTATAGCCATCCATAGCACTTTGTATTAGCTGGGAAATTTCATCGAAAATTTCCTCATTATTGATGTCTGGTGCAAAAACCCTATCGAACTTAAATGGATACTTTTTTAGGGAATTACCATTCAAAGAACTGCCAGTCCCTTCTGTTAACACTTCTATTTCATTTGCGTCTTCTCCTTGGTCTGGGTAACTAATTTCGGCtggcttttcttctccCATGCATGGTCGGACACGGCAGAATACTCGGATGTTCCCCTTCAATTCTTGTATCGTATTGTGTAATTTCCTTCTCacagattcttctttcaaaagcttgttGATCAAAGTCTGTTTGTCGCTATTACTAGCGTCTAGAAGTGATTCCACTTCAGAAAGTCGACTTTGTAAACTCTggttttttccttctaatTCAACAATAGTGCTTTCCAGTGAACGATTCATAGATTCCGATTTTAAGAGTGCTGCGCTTCTTTCATCAAGACTCACTTGTAAAGAAGTGCTTGTGtctttttgcaatttcAAAGAACTTTGAGTTTGTTCAAGTTGAGATGCAAAATTATCACGGCTTTCTTCTAGAGGTTTAATCTTAATCTCTAACTCGTGTATAGTAGCCTCGTGCTTCTCAGtcgttttctttaaagCCAGCGATGCACCTTCCTGTACCTTTTTAATAAATGCGTCCTTTTCTTCCGTAATGGTTTTTATCACTGCTTCATGTTCAGCAGAGACACCTTTCATTAATTGTTCATAGTGATTTTCGACTTCCTCCATCCGTTGTTTCGATTGAAGTTGTAAATTGTTGCGCTCTTCAGTATATAGCAACTCCCGTTCTTGTTGTTTCTGCTGATAGATGTAACTCTCATTTTCCATTACTCTTGCATGATTCATTTCCATATCTTCGATTTGACGATGATGCTCTCGCTCCGTAccttcaaaaacttctttcaaagtttccatttgctttttggaataaaTCTGGTTGGCTTCATGCTCTGCCACTTCACGAAGAAGAGTCGAGTAGTCATTTTGTAAACTCAATGATCGgcttctttcattttgtaGAGATTCTTCAAGCATTTGAGTACGTTGGctaaaaaaatcttttacATCAGGGGACTGAGTAGATGTTT contains:
- the klp2 gene encoding kinesin-14 family minus-end directed microtubule motor Klp2, giving the protein MEENRSTGLQSRIPTSTKSLSPARNGIKEFDSHIPPPSVKTNLSSRILKPRASLSTLINEANLIKPTKLPSKMAPPASAGKTSLPAIKTRAPASSGRPNASRPVGNSVYKRSVSASSHLQKPASIPPTSRSSMDETKSFSDESMTTYSDERTEPSPITDNSTEARLRSIELAYSTLSEKVLQTSTQSPDVKDFFSQRTQMLEESLQNERSRSLSLQNDYSTLLREVAEHEANQIYSKKQMETLKEVFEGTEREHHRQIEDMEMNHARVMENESYIYQQKQQERELLYTEERNNLQLQSKQRMEEVENHYEQLMKGVSAEHEAVIKTITEEKDAFIKKVQEGASLALKKTTEKHEATIHELEIKIKPLEESRDNFASQLEQTQSSLKLQKDTSTSLQVSLDERSAALLKSESMNRSLESTIVELEGKNQSLQSRLSEVESLLDASNSDKQTLINKLLKEESVRRKLHNTIQELKGNIRVFCRVRPCMGEEKPAEISYPDQGEDANEIEVLTEGTGSSLNGNSLKKYPFKFDRVFAPDINNEEIFDEISQLIQSAMDGYNVCIFAYGQTGSGKTYTMSSPTGMIPCAVQMIYNRAFGLRERGWEYRMEGQFLEIYNESIKDLLVSNSNDDGDKRRYEIYHDAKEGKTFVTNLTREPLESSEQVSWLLEQSAKNRFVAATNANEHSSRSHSVFMLHIQGINHLTGERCHSTLNLIDLAGSERLSHSQSTGDRLKETQAINKSLSCLGDVIHALGSEKEGTYVPYRNSKLTNLLQHSLGGNSKTLMFVNVSPVQQHVSETLCSLRFATKVNNTHIGTARRVMK